The DNA window CGTCGTAGCTTGGAAGGCTATCCGGCCAGGGAAGTCGGGAACCACACCACGGACAGTAGATGATCGCGACCGGGCCCAGGGTGTAGAAACCAGGCGACGCCAAGAACCTGATGAGAGGTTCCGGAGCCGGCGGGACTTCGCCTATGTCTATCCCAAGCTTGGCGGCAAGGGGCCCACGCGCAGCCTCAGCCTCGTCGCGGTCGCGACTGAAAAGGGGCCAGGTTGTGGCAGCAGTGGGTCACCTTGCCTCCAAGACTGAGCGACGGCTCAAGCAGCCGGCTTGTACGCGCCGGCCAACCCGACCTTGTAACCCGCTGCCTTCAGGAACGCCGTCGCCTTACCGTTCACTACCAGCAACGTCAGGATGTTGATCAGCGGGATCAGCAGCGCAATGAAGATCAGGACCTTGCTGATGCCGGACCAGTCCAGACCACCGCCAATCTTCAGCACGCCGAAGATGCCCAGGATGAAAGCAAGAATCCGCACGCCCCAGGAACCCAGCAGCAGCGTTCCACCGAGCTCCGGCGACACCCCGTAGGCGGGCGCGGCGATAATCACGCCGACAGCCAGGATATTCAGCAGCACGGCAAAAATGACAATCTTCTGCCCACGCGCCACCTCGCTGGCCTGCAGATCGCGGCCGTGATTCTGATTGAACTGCAAACCACCAAAGTTCTGTTCCATGAACCCTCTCCCCTCTCGTTGGACAACCAGATTGACTGACCTACACAAGCGCCCGTTAGCGCGAGCACTGCACGCAGACGAACAGGAAGATGCAGAAACCGACGACTCCCCTTGGCATCATTGCCTCCCCCACTCCTGCCGGCGAACCGCCTTGCGGCGTTCGCCCCGACTCCAGGCGCCCTGCAGGCAGCCTGTCCCTTTGAGTTCGCGCAATCCTATCCCGGCTCAGACGGGGCAACAAGCGATGCAATCAATCGTCCGTATGGTGGTAGACATCCAACACCAGCTTGATTCCCCGGTCTGCCAGTTGGCCCATCAGTTCTGGTGAAAACTCCAGCGCGTCGTTGGACGAGCCCAAGAAAACGCCACAGAACATATCCAGCTCGTATCTGGAACTCAGCTGACTCCACACCGCTGAATCCTGGGAAGCTTGGACAAAATCTCCGTGACCTGCGCAGGTATGTCCTCCGGCCGCCTGTCCGCTGCCGAAAGTCGCCAGCTCCCGGTCTTCTCGATGTAGCGCTGTCCCGTCTTCCGCCCTACGCGGGTGTCGCCTTTGGCGTATGAGGCCGTCGGTTCGCAGCCAACAAGCGTTGTCACCTCGGTGGGAACGAGATCGTCCCCGAAGATTCGCAGTGCGACGATTGAGTGTTCGGCTATTCCCATGCGTTCAAACTCCCGTTACATCCGTCGAGCTGTCAGTGAGCCCGAGCCCATCAAGCACCAATGCCACTGCCTGCCCTACTGAATCAGCCACCTGGCGCAGATTCGTCCCTGTACTTTCGACCAGGAATGGCGCGTCACCGCTTGGCGACTCCAACTGTATCTCGATGGAGCTGGTGGGGTGCTGGAAGAACCAGAGCCCGTCGTCGTCAGCACCCGGATGTTTGACCACCCACTGCTGGTGAGACACATCGGGATTGCACAGCTGGAGCTTCCGGATCACCTGATCAATGTCGCGCATGCTTGCACTCCGCAATGATGAGTGGCTCGGACTTACGCTTCGTCTGTGGGTCGTGCTTGCCGCAGAACCACTGCGTGTCCCGACCAGAAGTCCCCTACCCCGCACTAGCTAATTCCCTACACGCCAGTCGGACTTTCACCCGGCCTCCGACGCGGCATTCCCTGATATCCCCGGCCGCCCCCCAGCCGCTACGGTGGCCCTGCCAAGTGGCGTTTTCGCACACGCCATGCGGCAAAACAAGCGCGGGCCGCAGGTGGTGGAACACCTACGGCCCGCTAACCACCAACAGCTAATGGGAGCTATCAATGGCTAAGCCCAATCCTAAAACACACACGCCCAAGCGTGCACGCACTCTCGCCATTTCCACCCTCTACAGTCATTGTCGCGAAGACAAGGAGAACCACTACTCCACCTATATCCGCGTGCCCTACATACGCATCCGCGGCGCCTGGCTGCAACAAGCGGGCTTCTACATCAACAACCGGGTACGCGTGGAGCTGAAACGACGCGGAAGGCTGGTGATCACCCAGATGTAGGCCCCACACCCCGGCTCCGGCCGGGGTTTTTGATTGCGGAACAAGCAAAAGGCTGCCCGCAAGGCGCCAGAACCAGCGCGAAGAGCACTTTTCCTTGCAACCGGACCTCCGAGCGTGGACGGCGGTGCTCCGAGCTCCGTCGGCGATGCTCCGAGCTTCGTCAGCGGTGCTCCGAGCTCCGTCGGCGATGCTCAGAGCTCCGACGGTGATGCTCCCGGGCATCGACCGCGAAGCAAATCTCTTCACGCGCCAACCTATTTTCCTCGCACTCAAAGCTTTCAACTTCGCGCGCAAAGCAATCTTCGTTACGCGTGAAGCTCCCGACCTTGCGGCTTGACTCAACTTGCTTGCGCGTCGTTCGTATAGCTCTGCCGTTGGCAAGGCAGGACCAGGTCAGCAGCAGATAGACCTTGACGGGGCGAACTCCGCCCCTGCAAAACCTGCGTAAACCTATGAGCCTGCAAGCGCTTGGACGCAGGCCCGCCCACCATCAACGTGCAATGTGAGACGACGTGACACGAACCGCCCCCTAGAGTCGGCACGCGGGCAATGAAGCCCGTCTTGCACCTTTAAGGAACGTTCCATGAAACAGAACCGCATCCACCTGGCCCTGACCTCGCAGTATCTGGAAGAGCAAGTCGACAAGGCGCTGGACACGCTGGACGCCTTCACCCACGGCATGATTTCTCTCACGCCGGAGGAGCGCAAAGGCATGACCAAGATGGGCGACAAGTCCGAAGCCTTCTGCCGCCTGGCCATCGACGTGTTCAAGCAGAACGAGAACATCCTGCCCAAGACCTTCGACATGGAGGCCTACCTGCTCGACTTGGCCACCCTGGACCTGCTGCGCGCCCGACTCGTACGCCTGAACCGCATCTCGCAGATGATCTCCGACACCGAGATGGCCCTGGGCAGTGACTTGATGGTCAACAGCCTTGAGGGGTATTCGTATCTCAAGATCGCGGGGAAGAGTTTGGGGTTGGATGATCTGCGGGAGCAGATGGGGGCGAGGTTTAGTCGGCGTGCAAAGAAGAACGCTGATGTCATGCCCCAACATTGATTACGCAGGTCGACGACGCAAACATCAAAGGCCGCGCACGCGCGGCCTTTTCATTTTGACTCATCACAAACTTGTCGAATGAGCCTGGAAAGTGCGTCCTCAGTGAGCCTCGACGCTGCGGTGAATGTCGCCATCTGGACGCTGGCCTCTCCAATGCGGCGACCCTCCCAATACTCCAGGTGGATGGAGCCGCATCCACTGCAGCGCAATTCCGGGCTCAAGTTACTGCCGTGCACTGGATCGGCCAACGCCGCCAGCACTCGCCAAAACTGCGACGAATCGGCGACTTCATTTGAAATTCGCTGCGGAAACTCTTCAAACGCACTGGCGATGGCGAATACCTTGCCATTTGTACTGGCAAGAATCGTCTCGCCATACGCGAAGTTGCCGAGCGACGGATGCGGAAAGACACATCCGCACTGTCGGCACTTTGCCTCGAACGTCGCGACAATCCTGAGCGTGCCTTCGCTGTTCAATGTTGAGGACCCTCGCGGCCCTTGGTCGCCAGTCGGCGGACGGCCCACATCAAGCTGGCAGCCAGGAAGATGCCACTAGCGCGACGGCCCCATACGCGTACTGACTTCCGTCGTGGTAGTTAACGACGCGGATCACGCTGCCAATCGCTTTGTGCCTCTTCGGAACAGATAGAGCGCCAACAGATCCGGCCTGAACCTCCCCGACCGATCTACGACCGTATCCGTCTCAAACCCCGTCCTACCCAACAACCAACCCACCCCACGCTTGGCCGGGTTCAACACCGGCACACTGGTAAACACCAGCTCGTACCCCGCCTCGCGCGCCTTCTGCGCAATGGCATCGTCATACGACCCATGCGGGAAGCTCATCGACTCCGCACTCGGCTGCGCCTGCCCCAGCGTCGCGGCCAGCGATGCACGCGCGCCGCCCAGTTCCGCGTCCAGATCTTCGGCGTGCTTCATAGGGCTGTGGGTCTTGCCATGCAGGCCCAGCGCCACGCCGCCGGCTTCCAGGCGTTGCAGTTCGTCCACGTCCACCATGTGGCGCAGGCCATCGTCCAGCGCTTCCATGAAGGGCGCGAGCAGGGTCTGCCGCGTGGCGGCGGGCAGGCCTTCCAGGCGGGCGATGACCTGGCGCAGGTCGGCCATGCTCTCGCCCTGGGGGCGCCAGCCATCGGCCAGGTGCGGCTGCAGGGCGTCGGCCAGTTGCCGCACGGTGATGGCCTTGCGGCGCAGGGCGGCAATCAGTCGTTCCTGGAAAAACGGCTGGCGCGTGCCCACGGCATCGGCCACCACGAACAGCAGCGCCGGCAGGCCGGCTTGCTGCAGCGCGGGCAGCGCGTAGTCGGCGTTGTCGGCCCAGCCGTCGTCAAAGGTAATCAGCAGCGCGCGTGGCGGCAGCGGGGTGCCGTGGCGGCGGCTTGCCAGCACCTGCGCCAGTGACACCACGCTGTAGTGCTTCTTGAAGAAGCGCAGCGACTCGGCCAGCCAGCCGGTGGCCAGGGTGTAGTCCGGGTCGCAGGTCTGCCAGCGCGGATCGTCCGGGCTCAGGGTACGATGGAACATCACCACCGTCAGGCTGTCCGCGTTGCGCACGCGGTGGTACAGGCCAAGCAGGCCGCTGGCGTAGAACAGCTTTTTGGAGAGATCCTTCAGCATGGCGCGTTCAATCGAAGTTTCCGCAATCATACCCACCTACAACCGGCGGGAGCTGGTGATACGCGCCATCGAAACCGTGCTGGCCCAGACGCGCGCAGTGGAAGAAATCATCGTTATTGATGACGGCTCTACGGACGGCACCGGCCACGCGCTGCAGGCGCGTTTCGGTGACCGCATCCGTTACGTGTGGCAGGCCAACGCCGGCGTGTCGGCGGCGCGCAACCACGGCATGCGCATCGCGCAGGGCCGCTACTTTGCGCTGCTGGACAGCGATGACGAGTGGCTGCCGGACAAGACCCAGGTGCAGATCCAGTGGCTGGAAGCGCGCCCGGACTACGGCATGGTGGTGTGCGATGTGCAGCGGGTGGATCGCGATGGCGCAGCCATCGATGTGTTCCACCGGCGCGAGGTGATTCGCGAGGATGGGCGGGTGCTGCGCTACATCATCCACAACCCGGCGCTGGCGCCTGCGTCGGCGATCCTGCGGCGCGAGGTGTTTGAAGATGTGGGCGGCTTTGACGAGTCGCTGCGCACCGCCGAGGACATCGACTTCCATCTGCGCATCGCCCAGCGCTGGCCGATTGGCGTGGTCGAGCAGCCGCTGGTGCGCGCCATGCGCGGGCACGATGGCCTGTCGGCCGAGTCCAGCACCTACGACGATTACGTGCGCGTGGTGGAAGCGGCGGTGGCGCGTGCGCGCGGCGAAGTGGACGCGCGCGAGCTGGATCAGGCGCTGGCGTCCACCTATGCACGCAATGCGCGCGGCATGATCATCCGCGGGCGTTGGGGCGATGGCTGGAAGCTGGCCCGCAAGGCCTGGGGTTTGGCGCAGGAAGGCGATACGCGCAAGGAACTGCTGCGGCTGGCGCCGTTTGCGGCGCGGCGTGCGATTCGCCAGTTGCTGCCGGGCTGATTCCCTCCTACAGGGATCCGTGCTCCGCGGGTTGAAGCCGGATCCCTGCACCACCCTGCAACCTCAGCGCGCGCCGCGGCCGAAGAGCACCACTTCCA is part of the Pseudoxanthomonas indica genome and encodes:
- a CDS encoding SymE family type I addiction module toxin, which encodes MAKPNPKTHTPKRARTLAISTLYSHCREDKENHYSTYIRVPYIRIRGAWLQQAGFYINNRVRVELKRRGRLVITQM
- a CDS encoding polysaccharide deacetylase family protein, producing the protein MLKDLSKKLFYASGLLGLYHRVRNADSLTVVMFHRTLSPDDPRWQTCDPDYTLATGWLAESLRFFKKHYSVVSLAQVLASRRHGTPLPPRALLITFDDGWADNADYALPALQQAGLPALLFVVADAVGTRQPFFQERLIAALRRKAITVRQLADALQPHLADGWRPQGESMADLRQVIARLEGLPAATRQTLLAPFMEALDDGLRHMVDVDELQRLEAGGVALGLHGKTHSPMKHAEDLDAELGGARASLAATLGQAQPSAESMSFPHGSYDDAIAQKAREAGYELVFTSVPVLNPAKRGVGWLLGRTGFETDTVVDRSGRFRPDLLALYLFRRGTKRLAA
- a CDS encoding glycosyltransferase family 2 protein codes for the protein MARSIEVSAIIPTYNRRELVIRAIETVLAQTRAVEEIIVIDDGSTDGTGHALQARFGDRIRYVWQANAGVSAARNHGMRIAQGRYFALLDSDDEWLPDKTQVQIQWLEARPDYGMVVCDVQRVDRDGAAIDVFHRREVIREDGRVLRYIIHNPALAPASAILRREVFEDVGGFDESLRTAEDIDFHLRIAQRWPIGVVEQPLVRAMRGHDGLSAESSTYDDYVRVVEAAVARARGEVDARELDQALASTYARNARGMIIRGRWGDGWKLARKAWGLAQEGDTRKELLRLAPFAARRAIRQLLPG
- a CDS encoding DUF4279 domain-containing protein, whose translation is MGIAEHSIVALRIFGDDLVPTEVTTLVGCEPTASYAKGDTRVGRKTGQRYIEKTGSWRLSAADRRPEDIPAQVTEILSKLPRIQRCGVS